The Vibrio coralliilyticus genome segment TAAAACAACCTCTTAACATAAAAATTCAAATAAAATGCAAAACAACATCTAAATAGTGCATTTATATCCGAAAAATCTGCATTTTTTATTTTTAAAGCAATCATAAACATGCTTTAAGTCACAAATAATTTACAAGAAATACGTATAAAAAGGAGCAATTCGTCTCCGTTGAATTAGTTTATTTATCAATACTTATTTCGAGGGGGGTAGCCGTTTTTCTTTGTTTATGTACAGAAGCAACTATCGCCACCAGCATGGTGATCAATAATACAGCTAAGGATAATGGTGTCGGAATTTCCCACGGAGAACCCACCAACATCATCTTGACCCCGATGAAGATCATGATGAATGACAGAGCAGGTTTTAGGTAGATAAACTTATCCATCATCCCTTGCAGTACAAAATACAGCGAACGCAACCCCAACAAAGCAAACACATTGGCCGCTAGCACTAAGAAAGGCTCCTGAGTAACTGCAAAAATGGCTGGTATCGAATCAAGTGCAAACATCACATCCATAAACGCAATCACGCCGATAACAATCGCCATTGGCGTCAATACACGTTTACCCTGCTCCACAACACTCAATGCATTACCACGAAAATCCGGCGTCACACTTGCCCACTTTCTAATTAGCTTCTCAGGCAGGGGATTAATGCCCTCTTCAGCTTTATCCCTAGCAAGCTGAATACCAGTCCAAATCAGAAATAACGCAAATATGTACAAGACCCAATGGTACTGTGCGAGCAATTGTGCACCAACTGCAATCATAATGGCACGTAATACAAGCGCCCCGATCACCCCCCATAGCAGTGCTCTTGGACGTAAATGTTCCGGAACCATGTACTGATGAAAAATAATGGCAAAAACGAACAGGTTATCAACACTCAAAGACTTCTCTAATAAATAACCAGTGATAAATGATATGGTGGCTTTCTCTGCGCTATATTGGCTTCCCGGGGCGTATATATCCCAGAAGAAATAAATACTAACGGCAAAGGCAAACGCAAGCAGAAACCAAAATACGCTCCATACAGCCGCTTTTTTAATACTGATATTACCGCCACGAGTCTGCCAAATATCCAATGCCACCATCGACAGTGTCAGCAAACCAAAACCAAGATAAATTGATAGGGTCATTATACCTCCAGAGCGGAGGGTTCAGAATTGTGCATGACTCTCCCACCGCAAACAAAACCAATCCAATGTATGGCTACATTGGATACTTGATTGCGTTGGTCTCGTCGAAAAGCGCACTAAATGAATAGAGCGGCATTTATACTTACCGGATAGAACGACGTCTAACGAGATGACGATAAGTAAACCAGAGGCGACTACTCCCCAAACAGTGCGGATTGTATTCTGACGTTTAGGCTCCGTCTATAGCTAGAAACGAAAAAGGAGCCGATTTGACTCCTTTTTTACATTACGCAGTAACTCTTGCTAAGTTATACTCCCCCAATAGGGAGAAAGTATACCAATGCAGACCAAACGCCTATCCAGCTAACCACGACAGCTACGTCGATCCAGTCTCTACTCCACATAGATTCCTCCGAGTAACATTTACTTACTCAATTAACTCAAAGGATTAATTAGCAACCTTTATGCCACCATATTTGCACTTTCTCTTGCGGTCTATTCAGTGTTTCAGGAAAGTCTGTTAACAACTCAATAAAACAGTCCGCCATCGAGCTTGTCGTCACCACACCGTCATCAAGCATATTTAACAAAGCTTCATAACCTTCTTTACCTTTCATCGTATAGGCTGAAGAGGTTCCGGTGTAG includes the following:
- a CDS encoding TerC/Alx family metal homeostasis membrane protein → MTLSIYLGFGLLTLSMVALDIWQTRGGNISIKKAAVWSVFWFLLAFAFAVSIYFFWDIYAPGSQYSAEKATISFITGYLLEKSLSVDNLFVFAIIFHQYMVPEHLRPRALLWGVIGALVLRAIMIAVGAQLLAQYHWVLYIFALFLIWTGIQLARDKAEEGINPLPEKLIRKWASVTPDFRGNALSVVEQGKRVLTPMAIVIGVIAFMDVMFALDSIPAIFAVTQEPFLVLAANVFALLGLRSLYFVLQGMMDKFIYLKPALSFIMIFIGVKMMLVGSPWEIPTPLSLAVLLITMLVAIVASVHKQRKTATPLEISIDK